TTAGTGACTATAGTCACTAAATTGTGTGAAGATTATCACAAAAAAGTGAATTTTAAGCGTTTAAAAAGTCCAAATTATTTAAATAGATTGAATATTATTTTATAAATGTTAATAATAAATTAGAAAGATTTTAAACAAAAATAAGACAATTTAAGCAGAATTTTTTATGGATTTTTTAGAAAAAGTGTTCACTTTTTGGAACAAAAAATATTTGCAAAAACCATATTGTTTAACGAAGGAAAAGGTAATCTTGAAGAAATTGAGGGATGATTTATATCTCAAAGTCATCCTGCACCACTCTAACCACATCCTGAATATCTAGGTAATTATAAAAACGGATACGATTCCATTAACCCTACCATTTACTAAGTATTTTATACCTCTTCATCCAACAACTGTTTATGAAACTCTCATCTCAGAAAGACCTTCTACTAGTTATCACCATCAGCGGGGCGGTTCTAATATTGAAATGGCTCGGACTGTTGAAAGGATCAGGGTTATCCACATTAATCACAATTTTTGCATTATTCCTACCAGGATACGCCATCATAACTGCAATCTGGCCTGATGATGAGAGTATGGGCTGGACACTCCGTGCAGGAGTGGGCTTTGTCCTGGGACTTGTTTTTGTACTGTTTTTACCCTTAATATTTAACAGTTTAAAATGGGGATATCTCGACAAATATCTCTACTCCATACTCTTCATTCTGGCCATTCTATTCTCTATACTAGCCATGGTTCGGCGTTCCGAGTATGAATACAAAGAAGAAGTGCCTCCTGAAGAGGGGCAGCTCACCCTGGAAGAATCCATTGAACGGGCAGCATTACTGAGGCAACAAGCAGATGCTGATGAATACGAAGATTACTACTATGAAGAAGAGTACCCTGAAGAAGGATACAATGCAGAAGAGCTTGCTGAAGAGGAATATGATGAAGATGAACTTACTGAAAATGACCACTTCACTGAAGAAGACTACCCCTTGGATGGAACTGGTAAAGAACCAGAACATCAAGAATTAGAAAAGGGGAAACCCTTAAAGTTCGAGAAAGTTGAGGATTTCCAAAAAAAAGCTGAATATCCATTAGAGGATAAGGCGGATACTTCAGAAGAATCTAGGGTAGCACCCTTGAAAGTAGACGAATCCATCAAAACATCCAATCTAGACTACGAAGCAGAAATGGACAAACCAGTCTGGGCAGAAGAACCACCGGAGAAAAAATCTGGCTTTAAAAACTGGGACATGGCCATGATCCTCTTCTTAACTGGAATTTCCCTGTTGTTCCTCTATTTCAACCCCCTTAAAACCACTTCCACTTCCATAATCTTCTTTATACTTTTACTTTTCATCATGGGTTACGCCGGGTTAACCATAGTTTTCCCGGATAAATCCCGTACCAGTACCCGGAACCTCCTCATAGGGAGCATAAGTATTGCCATTATCCTCTTCATACTGTCTTTCCTGGCCTGGAGAGTGCAAATACTACCTAATCTACCCAAATTTATAGTGCAGATATTGTTCGTGGCTTCAATTATACTCTCTGCCGGGGCATTTATCAGGAAATGGCTAGTCACCCATAAAGATGAGACCCCCACTGAAGAAGCCCCTGAAGAAACTGTACCAGTTGAAGAAGATAAGGAACAAAAAGAAATCCCCACTGTGGAGAAACCTATTGCCCAATACGAGGTTCCTGAAAAAGAGGTCAAGGAGGAAATTCCTGAAAAAGAAGTCAAGGAGAAAAAAGATCCACTGGCCTTCCTTAAAACTCTAAGTACGCCCAAATCCACAGAGATTGTTGCTAAAAAGGAAATACATAAAGAACCACCAAGTTTTAAGCCCCGCAACCATTATCTGGACATAATCATCGTGGCGGCCATCACCCTACTGACTGTGGCCTTTGTACTTATACCCCCACTCAACAAGACCTTTATCCGCACTATACTGGGCGTTTTACTGGTTTTGTTCATTCCGGGTTATTCCTTAATTGCTGCACTGTTCCCTAAATGGGGGGATCTGGATGGTATTGAGAGGGCGGCGTTAAGTTTTGGTCTGAGCATTGCGGTTACTCCACTTATTGGCCTGGCACTTAACTACACTCCTTGGGGTATCCGACTGGACCCTATACTGGTTAGTCTTACCATTTTCACCCTGGCCATGGTCACCATCGCCTTTTTAAGGCGGAGGAGGTTACCAGATGAAGAAAAATTCTTTGTACCCTTTGGTGAATTTACAAAAAATATCAGAACTTCATTTAAAGGAGAATCCAGGACGGAAAGGATACTATCCATCATATTGATCATCAGCATTGTGCTGGCCATTGCCACCACGGCTTACGTTATAGTAAAACCCAAGGAAGGCGAAAAATTCACAGAATTCTACATCTTAGGACCGGATGGAAAGGCCAGTAACTATCCCACTAATTTAACCACCGGCCAGACTGGTTCCATTATTATGGGGGTGGTAAATCATGAGTACACCACCACTGATTATCTCCTGGTGATTAAGGTGAACAACAACACCTTGAAAAACCAGACCCTCACCCTGTCCAGTGGGGAGAAAGTGGAAATACCCTACAACTTCACCGCCGGAACTACCGGCCAGAAGAAGATGGAGTTCTTACTCTACAAGCTACCAGATAATGCAACTGCCTATCGATCATTGCACCTGTGGCTGAATGTGAAGTAGAGATAAATCCACCCCTGAAAGGGTAAATTGGATGTGTGGTGACATCATTTATTCCTTTATCTATCTCCTCAACAATCACTCCCCCAATTCCCTAATAGGCCAATATCCCCTTATTTTTCCTTTTTATCCCTTATTTAGAGTACTTTACCCTAAGCCCTGTTTTTGTGATGTGTGTCACTAAAAAAAATAGTAAAGCTTATTTATAGGCTAAAAAAGATAATAACTTCATCCGATTAATGACATTAAACACAGAGTGACTAATTTAAGGCATTTGTCTGTGTTTATTGAGATTCAAACTTTATATTGCCATTGAAAGGAAAAAAATATATAGTAATAAAAAAAGAAGGAATATACATGATATCGACTGTTACCACAACCACTACTACTACAACCACCACTGCCGCAACATCCGCGGCCACTGCGACCACGGCAGTGACTTCGGCGGATATAATGGGCTACAGTTTAATTGCCGTGGTGGCACTTATCGCATTTCTGGCTTTAAAGGAGATTTTAAGCTCCGAAGCCACAAAAAACGCCAAGATTAACAATTTTATTAACAGCTCCAACGTGGCTATACTACCCCTACTATTTGTCTTCGGTGCAGTAGTCACCTACAAAGTTGTTACCATACTCTAAGGATGTGGTTTGAAATGAAAAATAAAGTAGGATTATTCGCCATCCTGGCAGTAGTCATAGTGGTTGTGGCTGTTTCCGGATGTAGTGACAATACTTCCAGTTCTAGCAATAATAATGCCAGTGCAATATCAGAAAAGGGAACAAAACTTGCAATTATAAACAACGGTACCACCTGGGCCCACGTGGAAATGGTGGCCAATGCCACCCATAAAAACGGGACCAACATGACCTTC
Above is a window of Methanobacterium formicicum DNA encoding:
- a CDS encoding DUF1616 domain-containing protein, with the translated sequence MKWLGLLKGSGLSTLITIFALFLPGYAIITAIWPDDESMGWTLRAGVGFVLGLVFVLFLPLIFNSLKWGYLDKYLYSILFILAILFSILAMVRRSEYEYKEEVPPEEGQLTLEESIERAALLRQQADADEYEDYYYEEEYPEEGYNAEELAEEEYDEDELTENDHFTEEDYPLDGTGKEPEHQELEKGKPLKFEKVEDFQKKAEYPLEDKADTSEESRVAPLKVDESIKTSNLDYEAEMDKPVWAEEPPEKKSGFKNWDMAMILFLTGISLLFLYFNPLKTTSTSIIFFILLLFIMGYAGLTIVFPDKSRTSTRNLLIGSISIAIILFILSFLAWRVQILPNLPKFIVQILFVASIILSAGAFIRKWLVTHKDETPTEEAPEETVPVEEDKEQKEIPTVEKPIAQYEVPEKEVKEEIPEKEVKEKKDPLAFLKTLSTPKSTEIVAKKEIHKEPPSFKPRNHYLDIIIVAAITLLTVAFVLIPPLNKTFIRTILGVLLVLFIPGYSLIAALFPKWGDLDGIERAALSFGLSIAVTPLIGLALNYTPWGIRLDPILVSLTIFTLAMVTIAFLRRRRLPDEEKFFVPFGEFTKNIRTSFKGESRTERILSIILIISIVLAIATTAYVIVKPKEGEKFTEFYILGPDGKASNYPTNLTTGQTGSIIMGVVNHEYTTTDYLLVIKVNNNTLKNQTLTLSSGEKVEIPYNFTAGTTGQKKMEFLLYKLPDNATAYRSLHLWLNVK